A window of Candidatus Thorarchaeota archaeon genomic DNA:
AACTATTCCGAAATCACGTATACATCTCTTAACAAAGCGTGGAGCAACAGGTATTACGTAAGCATGTTACTCAAACCGGATCAGGATGATGCCCCTTCCGATTTTGCAGACCGCCTTGGACCTTACGTCCGCGACCGTCTGCTTGGTGTGGGGTCATCATATGACCCTAACAGTGCAGGTGCCTATCTGTTTGACTATGGTACCAAAGCGTTCTCACAGTTGGCGGATGATCTAACAGCAGAAGGCCTATCTGAGTTTCTTGGTGTTTTCTCCGAGGCTTCAAACGCCCCGGAATTGCAGTCTCAAATTTTGAGATTCATAGGTCTCGGATTGCAGACACAGGTGACCTTGCAGTACCTTTCGTATCGCCAAGCATTGTCGACCCTTCCTTCCTTTCTTGGTCAATACAATCTTTCTGCTTTTACCAGTTTTGCAGACGATGCATTGGACAATTTCAAAGCATTATCCGACAATTCTACTCTCATATTTCCGGGAAATGAGAGTGCTGCTGAGGGCTACGTTGTGGACGTATTTCGTAGCATTTCGATGGAGCTCAATGAATCGGGTGATTTGGAGGGCACACTGGCGGCCTTTCAGGAGGATCTAACAAATATCACAACTCATCTGCAGGGAATAGCTGACTCATGGCTTGCTGCAGGTGAAGCCCTTGCTGATATATGGCCCAACAACCCGCTGATTATCTATACACCTTTCATAATTGTGGGTATTGCCGCTTTGGTATCAGTTATCCTGACTGTCTATTGGTGGTCCAAGAACCGCAAAACGGGCTAGTTTACCTTCTACGCTTCAGAGCTACTGCCATCACGGTAACAGCTATGACCCCAACAATGGTTATCGCAATTAGAAGACCAGTTTGAAGCCCAGTGTTATCGCTTCCAGTATCACGTGTATATGATCCCTTGAGAACAATCGCAGAATTTTCCCAAGAGTCTATGGCCCTTATTTCGTAGAATACTGATGTCGCTGTTGCTCGTGCAGGAATTGTTCCTTCAAAGCCAGAAGGAGTTTCAATCATTGACTTTGATTCTGTGAAATTGAGGGTACCAACTTCGTAGGTAAATTCCAATGTCACATTGGTGATTCTGCTCTCGTCATCGATAATTACGCGAATAAGGACGCTTTCTGTGGGTATCGGATTATTTGGAAGCAGCGTTTTGGACCTAAGCACGGGTGGCTCCGTATCAACTCTGGGATAGTAGTTCGCGTTCCTCTCAAGTTCTAATGATTCTCCAGGGGTAAAACTAGAAATCATGTAAGGACCTGAGCCAACAAAGGACTCAACGGATAGGTTCCAGTCATTTGGCGGCTTTCCTTCAATAACATGTCGCGGAAGAATTGGCAGTTCACCAAGTTTTCGATATGCAAAAACGTCCTTTGCATTGTAGGTTACTCCCGCCTTGAAATCTCCAGATACTTTCACTGAATCGATCATCTCAGCGTTTTCTACAAGTGAATAGTTTGAGTAGTAGGAATAG
This region includes:
- a CDS encoding C39 family peptidase, with amino-acid sequence MKRRVVSTLLILLLVIGSTPVQQTCLEPDNPVTSQTGSSELLSGVPYVWQEINGFCAWASLTSVLNYLDVDLDLYDLFSVTGTGFSFIYIQYNDTLTMFPGVLYKQVEPTQFVADLYGLNLSVYLSGELAGAEDQAEVWRNQGTSVGLLEGQSAAFDLMRRAIDSGYPVVASVDPSWLPTADYDVLREQGLTGGAHAVVIVGYDDAEGKATILDPGVGSFGENRSYPRDGRGNYSEITYTSLNKAWSNRYYVSMLLKPDQDDAPSDFADRLGPYVRDRLLGVGSSYDPNSAGAYLFDYGTKAFSQLADDLTAEGLSEFLGVFSEASNAPELQSQILRFIGLGLQTQVTLQYLSYRQALSTLPSFLGQYNLSAFTSFADDALDNFKALSDNSTLIFPGNESAAEGYVVDVFRSISMELNESGDLEGTLAAFQEDLTNITTHLQGIADSWLAAGEALADIWPNNPLIIYTPFIIVGIAALVSVILTVYWWSKNRKTG